A section of the Drosophila sechellia strain sech25 chromosome 3L, ASM438219v1, whole genome shotgun sequence genome encodes:
- the LOC6605594 gene encoding protein enabled homolog isoform X1, producing the protein MALRLDYRCLLDAFEDYYYHKEIQRLVAETAGGATATSPSSSASSTASISSASCSSGPSTSSNASSAASTHGSLAQVATARAAAALADQQALASQRAMFYNVQHPQQLQQLHALQAESGNQQMHPQANADPNASSMANSLLWQPWRDLQQAAAMHHQLYRQQQQQLQLHSEMRATSKVLTTTKWRRERRQRSAGYQPHEAGNSERERERERDRDREDRDMDSPIDMSVTTGALKQRASPPPPYREPLPGTNYAANSRPSVITQAPPKREPPEQAHSTDMAMCDIDEHFRRSLGENYAALFAKKSPTPTPTPTPSPSGTPKQQVSPLAYGLPSSTSTAASQHYQQQRSPLAKSGWAILEPESLQPELPPPQEEPLPLSLALHRTQTPPSPPPSATGSAPALPTPVSQVMEAAVAGRRILDTPHHTPPRYNTPPPPPPAYGIAGTTVVAPTLTPTPTPNPTPSQIPTPTPSMPAIIRVKAEPGLAAVAASSTQTPPASPTSSTNISIFTKTEASVDDHFAKALGETWKKLQGGHKE; encoded by the exons ATGGCTCTCCGCTTAGATTATCGTTGCTTACTGGATGCCTTCGAGGATTACTACTACCACAAGGAGATCCAGCGTTTGGTCGCCGAAACCGCTGGGGGGGCTACAGCAACATCTCCCTCCTCATCCGCCTCCTCGACGGCCTCCATCTCATCTGCATCCTGCTCGAGTGGACCCTCCACTTCCTCCAACGCCTCGTCCGCGGCCAGTACGCACGGTTCGTTGGCCCAGGTGGCTACTGCCCGAGCGGCCGCTGCTCTGGCGGACCAACAAGCACTGGCCAGCCAGAGGGCGATGTTCTACAATGTCCAGCATCctcagcagctgcagcagctgcatgCGTTGCAGGCGGAGTCCGGCAATCAGCAGATGCATCCGCAGGCGAATGCCGATCCCAACGCCTCCTCCATGGCCAACAGTCTACTCTGGCAGCCATGGCGAGATCTCCAGCAGGCGGCCGCCATGCATCATCAGCTCtacaggcagcagcagcagcagttgcagttgcactcAG AGATGCGTGCGACGTCCAAGGTGCTGACCACCACCAAGTGGCGACGCGAACGGCGTCAGCGCAGTGCCGGATACCAACCGCACGAGGCAGGCAACAGCGAGAGGGAGCGGGAACGGGAACGGGATCGGGACCGAGAGGATCGCGACATGGACAGTCCCATTGACATGTCGGTGACGACGGGAGCTCTGAAGCAGAGAGCCTCACCGCCGCCTCCCTATCGCGAACCCTTGCCTGGGACCAACTACGCGGCCAACAGCCGACCCAGCGTCATTACCCAGGCTCCACCCAAACGAGAACCACCGGAGCAGGCCCACTCTACAG ATATGGCGATGTGCGACATTGACGAGCACTTCCGACGCTCACTGGGCGAGAACTATGCTGCCCTGTTCGCCAAGAAGTCACCGACGCCTACGCCAACACCCACGCCCTCGCCAAGTGGTACTCCCAAGCAGCAGGTTTCGCCGCTGGCCTACGGACTGCCTTCATCAACCAGCACAGCGGCATCGCAGCACTACCAGCAGCAACGCTCGCCGCTGGCCAAGTCGGGATGGGCCATTCTGGAGCCCGAATCGCTGcagccggaactgccgccgcCGCAGGAGGAACCGCTTCCCCTGTCGCTGGCACTGCATCGCACCCAAACGCCGCCATCGCCGCCACCTTCGGCCACGGGATCGGCACCAGCGCTACCCACGCCCGTCAGCCAGGTGATGGAGGCAGCGGTGGCGGGCAGGCGGATCCTGGACACGCCACACCACACGCCGCCGAGATACAACACGCCACCGCCTCCACCGCCGGCTTATGGAATAGCCGGAACCACCGTAGTGGCGCCGACTTTGACACCGACTCCAACTCCGAATCCGACGCCGTCGCAGATtcccacgcccacgcccagCATGCCGGCCATTATTCGGGTGAAGGCTGAACCGGGACTGGCGGCCGTGGCTGCCTCCTCGACGCAGACGCCGCCCGCTTCGCCCACCTCGTCCACGAATATCTCGATATTCACCAAGACTGAAGCCTCGGTGGACGACCACTTTGCCAAGGCGCTGGGCGAAACCTGGAAGAAGCTGCAAGGCGGGCACAAGGAGTAG
- the LOC6605594 gene encoding extensin isoform X2: protein METALDVLSRAATMVQNNPSEMRATSKVLTTTKWRRERRQRSAGYQPHEAGNSERERERERDRDREDRDMDSPIDMSVTTGALKQRASPPPPYREPLPGTNYAANSRPSVITQAPPKREPPEQAHSTDMAMCDIDEHFRRSLGENYAALFAKKSPTPTPTPTPSPSGTPKQQVSPLAYGLPSSTSTAASQHYQQQRSPLAKSGWAILEPESLQPELPPPQEEPLPLSLALHRTQTPPSPPPSATGSAPALPTPVSQVMEAAVAGRRILDTPHHTPPRYNTPPPPPPAYGIAGTTVVAPTLTPTPTPNPTPSQIPTPTPSMPAIIRVKAEPGLAAVAASSTQTPPASPTSSTNISIFTKTEASVDDHFAKALGETWKKLQGGHKE, encoded by the exons AGATGCGTGCGACGTCCAAGGTGCTGACCACCACCAAGTGGCGACGCGAACGGCGTCAGCGCAGTGCCGGATACCAACCGCACGAGGCAGGCAACAGCGAGAGGGAGCGGGAACGGGAACGGGATCGGGACCGAGAGGATCGCGACATGGACAGTCCCATTGACATGTCGGTGACGACGGGAGCTCTGAAGCAGAGAGCCTCACCGCCGCCTCCCTATCGCGAACCCTTGCCTGGGACCAACTACGCGGCCAACAGCCGACCCAGCGTCATTACCCAGGCTCCACCCAAACGAGAACCACCGGAGCAGGCCCACTCTACAG ATATGGCGATGTGCGACATTGACGAGCACTTCCGACGCTCACTGGGCGAGAACTATGCTGCCCTGTTCGCCAAGAAGTCACCGACGCCTACGCCAACACCCACGCCCTCGCCAAGTGGTACTCCCAAGCAGCAGGTTTCGCCGCTGGCCTACGGACTGCCTTCATCAACCAGCACAGCGGCATCGCAGCACTACCAGCAGCAACGCTCGCCGCTGGCCAAGTCGGGATGGGCCATTCTGGAGCCCGAATCGCTGcagccggaactgccgccgcCGCAGGAGGAACCGCTTCCCCTGTCGCTGGCACTGCATCGCACCCAAACGCCGCCATCGCCGCCACCTTCGGCCACGGGATCGGCACCAGCGCTACCCACGCCCGTCAGCCAGGTGATGGAGGCAGCGGTGGCGGGCAGGCGGATCCTGGACACGCCACACCACACGCCGCCGAGATACAACACGCCACCGCCTCCACCGCCGGCTTATGGAATAGCCGGAACCACCGTAGTGGCGCCGACTTTGACACCGACTCCAACTCCGAATCCGACGCCGTCGCAGATtcccacgcccacgcccagCATGCCGGCCATTATTCGGGTGAAGGCTGAACCGGGACTGGCGGCCGTGGCTGCCTCCTCGACGCAGACGCCGCCCGCTTCGCCCACCTCGTCCACGAATATCTCGATATTCACCAAGACTGAAGCCTCGGTGGACGACCACTTTGCCAAGGCGCTGGGCGAAACCTGGAAGAAGCTGCAAGGCGGGCACAAGGAGTAG